The Vicia villosa cultivar HV-30 ecotype Madison, WI unplaced genomic scaffold, Vvil1.0 ctg.002925F_1_1, whole genome shotgun sequence genome has a segment encoding these proteins:
- the LOC131640061 gene encoding uncharacterized protein LOC131640061 codes for MNSIHVLNGDSFKGWKENMEIFIGYIDLDLALRMKQPLSLTKSSTSEQRKYYKKWDHSNCMSLMIIKCGIPEVIRGTILEEITSAKNIHAKIEKHFKKSDKAETSTLLPNLISMKYQGKANIREYIMGMSNIVSKLKTLMFELS; via the coding sequence ATGAATTCGATTCATGTCCTTAATGGGGATAGCTTTAAGGGCTGGAAAGAGAATATGGAGATTTTTATTGGGTATATAGATCTTGATCTTGCATTAAGGATGAAACAACCACTTTCTCTTACGAAATCTAGTACCTCTGAACAGAGGAAATATTATAAGAAGTGGGATCACTCTAATTGCATGAGTCTCATGATCATTAAGTGTGGCATTCCTGAGGTCATTAGGGGAACTATCTTGGAAGAGATAACAAGTGCCAAAAATATCCATGCTAAAATTGAAAAGCACTTCAAGAAAAGTGATAAGGCAGAAACAAGCACTCTTCTTCCGAACTTGATTTCTATGAAGTATCAAGGAAAAGCAAATATAAGGGAATACATTATGGGCATGTCAAACATTGTTTCAAAACTTAAGACACTAATGTTTGAGTTGTCATAA